The genomic DNA CTCGTCATTAAAACAGATAAATATGAAGATATTGTCGTTAGATTTTAGGCAAATTCCTGAATAAACTTCGTCACGATTTGGTGCTAAATCAACGTGAATAGGAATCCCATTTTTGATGGTTTCTTGCATTTTTATTTAAGTTTACTCAATTCAGTTATTCTCTCTAATGCACTTATAAAGTTTTCTTGTTTTTCCGTATCACACCAATCAAATAAATAAATATTATAAGAATTTGTCATTTTAAAAGTCATATTTCTTTTGTCAGAATATTGAATAACAGAATCTTTTTCAGTTGCTTTAATGTTTATTTGTTTCATTGTATCTGTCAATGAATGAATAAAATTTATATCCACATAAATATCTTGTAATGGAATTTCCCACTTCTGAAAGAATTCTGTTTTAGATTTACCAATAAAGAAAGTTAAAGTAGAATCGGTTGGATTGTATTTCGCTTTAGTGTGAACTTCTAATTGATTTGCGTCAGTACACTCAAACATATAGTTTTCTATAATTCCACCTAAATAAGTCATATCAGTACTTTTTTCAATCTTGTCTTTTTCGGAAGAGCAAGAAAGAATTAAGAAGAATGTTAGTATGCTGATTGTCTTTTTCAAATGTTTTACAACGGTCTCGTATAACCGTCAGTTACGGATTTAAAGTTAATAATTTTCGGTTAAGCACTGACGTTAGCAATTCCGAGTGGATTCGGACGTAGTCGAATCCGCCGTAATTGCGGTTATACATTGTTGTGCAACGTTTTTTATTCAAATCGATAAATTTTACTTTTCTCCAAAATTATTAATTCCGCTTTCTGTCCGATTGAGTTAATATTCTCAATAATTTCGTCCGCAATCTTTTTTGCTTTTTCATATTTAACTTCTTTATTAAAAGTGAATTGAATTCCAGGCATTTCCCACGAAAAACTAAACTCATCTTCTCCAACAACATAAAAAGGCCAGTCGTCTTTAAATATTTTTTTCCAATCAAATGAATTCGGTGTCATTATTCTGTCATATTCCTCGTTTGGAATTTCATCAACTCCGGATATCAGAAACTCAAAATTTTCACCAGTCCAATTCGTTCGGTCAATATTTTCAGTTTTTATTTCCGCTTTGGGTTCAGTTTCCGCAGTTGTTCTTTCCGTAATTTTTTCAGTCGGTTTTTCTTTTGGAATATTATCCAGCTCGTTCAGTTTTTTCTTTAAAAATCGGAATAGTTTCATTTTTTGGTCAAATGTTGCACAACGGTCTTGTATAAGATTAGTTGCGTGGTTTAAGCACCTAATTTAGCAAATACAAACCGAATAGAAAATCCGCGAGGATTTTCGTAAGTAAGCTTGCACTAGCAATTAATTTTATACGTTGTTGTAGCACGTTTTTATTTTTCGTTCAGTTGATATTTATACTCAAATATTTCTTTTTCAGTTCCGTCAATTTTAATTACTTTTTCTAAAAATCCGACGTTATTGTATATAAACTGATAAGATTTGTTTTTACCAGTTAATATATAATCCTGTGATTTGTTTATTAGAATCGTATCATTCCTGTATTCGTAATTTTCTTTTTTCCAAAGTCCGTTTTTTATTGAATAAAAGTCAGATGAGATTAATCGGTTTGCAGAATTGTATTTGTTTTCAGACACCTTAAAATCGCCAGAATAGTTAATGATTGTATTTCCGTTTTTGTCAATCACATCATTGTCTAATATTTTATTTGTCTCGATAATTTTTTCTCTGTTTTCAGGGTAGAATATTTTGTCCTCGTATTTTTCTCCGTCTTTTGAATAATAGATAAATTCTCGGTTTAATCTGCCGTTGGAAAATTCCTGTTTTTGTTTTAATTCTCCATTTGCATTAAATATTTCTATTTTTTTAGAAACAATTTCTTTGTCGGTTCCGTAATCGATGGAAATCTTTTGGTTTTTGTCCTTTATAAAAATGTCTTTGTTTTTAAGTATTCTTCCGGGATTTTCATAAGTCAGCTTTGTGTCTTTCAAATATTCATATTCATAACCATATTTAAAATTTCCATTTGGCGAATAATGTGATGTTTTGATAACTCTCCCTTTTCCATCGTATTGATATTCACTTTTGTTGATTATTGTGTTATCATTCTCAATTATGGTGATAACGTTTCCGTTTTTGTCAAAGTTGATGTCGGATGAAATTTGTCCATCTCTAAAGCAAAGAAGTTGTTTTAGGTTGTTCTTTAATGCAAACTCTGTAAATGCGTCATTACTATTCCTTGTGTTTTGAGGAACGTTTAAAGTCGCTACAAATAATTTTCTTGGTTCGTGTTGAATCGTTTGTCCAAAGGAAAAATTAAATGCAAAAAAAATGATGATTAATAGTCTGTTCATTGATTTGGTCAAATGTGCTACAACAATTATATATACCAAACATAATCATTTTTGTACCGGTTAGCAAACAAATTTGGCGGTATATACCAACTTTTATTAGAGTTTGTATATATTTTATTTTTGGCAGGTTATCGCAACTTTTTTAAACTGTAATAATTTAAAAATAGTATTAATGTTCATTTATTTTTTATACCCAAATAATAATTTTAGTTTAATAAAGTATGTAACTTGTTGTGTAATTATTTTTTATTAAGATCTAGTATGGTTCTAAATAAATTATTATTTTAAGAGCTCATACAGTTGTTGGTTCTAGACTTGTTTAAGACTAAATACCAATTCAAACATCCCAATAACAATTGATGAAGTTTTTATCTACTTAATTATCGACAGTAAAAATAAAACCCTGTAAAACAGTATTTTACAGGGTTTTTTGTGGAGCCGGAGAGAATCGAACTCTCGTCCAAACAAGTAACCAAAGAGCTTTCTACACGTTTATTCTTTTCTTGGGTTTTCGATTAAAAGCTGGTTAAAGACAACCCACTTTTAACTTATCTTTTTTAGTTTCAAATAAGCATCAAAGCACTACCTATTCTATCTTGACATTTACGATGCCTCAAAATGGAACGCCGCCAATCAAGGCTTTCCGGAGACATAAAGCTTGCTCACCTTGTGAGCCGAGGCTTAATCCTACTATAATTCAGATTAGGCAGCTAAAGCGTAGTTATTCTCGCCGTTTAAAAAGTTGATCTAGCCTTTAACGTGTTTCAAAATCATTACACGACGTGCTTACTATTTAATTAATCTCGCTGTCAAAACCAGTCGGCCCCAAATATAAATAGGAAAACAAAAGTCTCTCAATTCAAAAAATTAAAAGAACTCTAATATAGTAATTTTGGCGTTACCAATACAAGCAGAAAAAGCTGGTATTGGTCAGGCTTTCCGCTATATCTTTTGCAAAAAAAGCAAAAGGATGCCGCATCAATCCTTAACGCGCTTCACCAAGAAACAATAGTATAAGTTTCAAAGGATGGCGAAATTAATAAAAAAATTAAATCAAAAGGCATACCAAATAGGATTTTTAAAAATATTAAGATAAATTTGATAAGCTATTATCAAAAAACAATCAATAATTATGATTAAAACAGGAACTCAAGTAAAATGGGATTGGGCAAACGGTACCGCAAGAGGTAAAGTAGAACAAAGCTATACAAAAGCAGTAACAAAAACCATAAAAGGAATAGAAGTTACAAGAAAAGGAGAACCAAACAATAAAGCATTGTACATAAAACAAGACGACGGAGACTTTGTATTAAAGTCAGAAAGCGAAGTATCCAGAGTCAATTAACTTTATTTGCGCAACGCGATTAATAGAAGTATTTTAGCGAAAACAACTAAGATATTTTACATGAAATTTGCAGTAATAAAAGAACGTAAAAACCCGCCAGATCGTCGTGTCGTATTTTCACCTCAAGATTTAAAAACCTTAAAAAGTAATTTTCCCGAGGCAGAAATTGTTATCGAGTCATCAAATATTAGAGTTTTTAACGATTCAGAATATAAAAATTTAGGTTTTACAGTTTCAGAAAATGTTGCAGATGCTAATGTAATGTTTGGAGTAAAAGAAGTGCCAATAGAAGCACTAATACCAAACAAAAAATATTTTTTCTTCAGCCATACCATTAAAAAACAACCATACAATCGTAAACTTTTAAAAGCTATTTTAAATAAAAAAATAGAACTTTACGACCATGAAACAATTGTGCGAGAAAACGGAGCACGATTAATAGGTTTTGGCCGCTATGCAGGATTAGTTGGCGCTTACAACGGTTTTAGAGCCTTAGGGATGCGTGACGGCTTATTTAACTTACCAAAAGTAGAAACCTTAAAAGATTTAGAAGCAGTAAAAGCAGAATTAAATAAAATAACAATTCCTAATATTAAAATATTACTTACAGGAACAGGAAAAGTAGCACACGGTGCTAAAGAAATTTTAGACCATTTAAATATAAAAGAAGTTAGTGACGCCTTATACTTAACAAGTGAATTTACAGAACCTGTGTATTGCATGGCAGACGTTATGGAATATGCAAAACGTAAAGACGGTAAGGTAGGTGATAAATTTGAGTTTTATAAAGATGCATCAGGTTATAAAAGTAATTTTATGCCATATGCCAAAGTTACAGATTTTTTTATTGCAGGACATTTTTATGGTGATGGTGCACCATACCTATTTACAAGAGAAGATGCTAAACACCCAGAATTTAAAATAAATCTTGTAGCAGATATATCTTGCGATATAGATGGACCAGTAGCCTCTACAATACGTCCATCTACAATAGCAGATCCGTTTTATGGTTACGATCCTAAAACCGAAAAAGAAGTAGCATTTAATGCTAAAAATGCCATTACAGTAATGGCAGTAGATAATTTACCTTGCGAACTACCAAAAGATGCCAGCGAAGGTTTTGGAGATATGTTTTTGCAACACGTTATTCCAGCTTTTTTTAATAACGATAAAAATGGTATTTTAAGTCGCGCCCGTATGACTAATAGTAAAGGTGAACTAACACAACGCTTTGCTTATTTGCAAGATTATGTAGATGGTAAAGAATAATAAAAATAAAACAGCAATAGTTACAGGTGCCGCATCTGGTATAGGTTTAGAGTTTACACACTTATTAGCTAAAGACAATTATAATTTGGTTTTAGTAGATGTAGATTATACAAAATTAAATGCGGTTAAAATTAAAATTGAAAAAGAGTACAATATTAATACTCAAATTATAGTATCAGACCTAAGTAAGGTAGATAGCGCTAAACATGTATATAGCCAGATAAATAGCAAAACAATAGATGTTTTAATAAATAATGCAGGTTTTGGTGTTTTTGGGTCTTTTTCAAATACCTCATGGAGTAAAGAAGCAAATATGTTGCATTTACATGTAATAACAGTAACGCAATTAACAAAGCTTGTGTTGCAAAATATGGAAGCACAAAATTCAGGAAAAATTTTAAATGTTTCCTCATTAGCAGCATTTATGCCTGGACCAATGATGGCTTTATATTATGCCTCAAAATCATATTTGTTATCCTTTTCAGAAGCTATTGCAAACGAGCTTAAGCACACAGGTATAACTGTAACCGCTTTATGCCCAGGACAAACAAATACGGGATTTCAGGATGTGGTTTCTAGCGCCTCAACTGAAAATAAAATAAACTTTAATATAGCATGCCCTAACGCAGTTGCCGTTTATGGTTATAAAGCAATGCATAAAGGAAGAGTAGTGGCTATTCCAGGTATGTTTAATAAGTTTTTAGCTACTTTGCCAAGATTTTTAACTAGAAATAGAGTACGTACTATTGTAAGAAATGTTCAAGATAAAAACCGTAATTCTAAAAATAATAAGGTTAAATCTAAAACTATAAAAAAAGCATCTTAATACTTAAAAATAAAAAAAGCAGTTAGTAAAAAGTAAAAACTAGTTGTTATATTTAAAAGTAATAAATAAAAAAATATGAAATTTATAAAAAACATATTAGCAATAATTTTGTTAGTTGCTATTACAGCTTGTGAGAGTGATAATAATATACCAATTAATGAAAATACTGAGCAAGGTGAAATAAATCCGTTTTTAGAAAATTTTGGGTCAGATATACAAGCCCGATTTATTGGTAGTGTAGTTAATGAAGAAAATAATCCAATTGCAGGAGTAGAAATTAGAATAGGTAATGCATTTGCAGTTACAGATGCTAATGGTGTATTTTCAATTTTAGAAGCAACAGTTTATGAGAAGTTTGCATATGTTAAAGCTACTAAACCTGGATTTATAGATGGATCAAGAGCAATTGTTCCTACAAGCGGTACAAATAAGGTAAAAATAATGCTATTGTCTTTAGAACCTGTTGTAACGTTAACACCAGGACAATTATTAACTATAGATCTACCAGATGGAACAGAGGTTGATTTACCTGGAGATTATGTAGATGAGTTTGGGCAACCGTATTTAAATGGAGATGTAGATGTGTCTTTAAAAGGTTTAAATGTAGATAATGAAAATATGGCAATACAAATGCCAGGAATGCTAATAGCCGAAACTATAGATGGAGATTTAAGAGCCTTAGAAACCTATGGTATGATAGCCGTAGAATTACGAGGAACAAATGGAGAAGAACTAAGTTTAGCTCAAGGTTCTCCAGCAACAATTAGAGTGCCAGTTGGAGGTAGTATAGCAAATGCACCTGCAACAATACCGCTTTGGTATTTTGATGACGATAATGGGTACTGGAAAGAAGAAGGAACAGCAACATTACAAGGTAATAGATATATTGGAGAAGTAGCACATTTTAGTTTCTGGAATTGCGACGACCCATTTGCATCTATACAATTGTGTGTAACTGTAGAAGACGAAACAGGAAACCCATTAGGATTTGTACCAGTAGAATTGCAAAGAGAAATAGCAGGATGGAATTCTGCATCATCAGGTTATACAAATAGCACTGGTATTACATGTGGTTTAGTACCTGCAAACGAAACTTTAACTTTAACAATTGATAATTTTGGGTGTCCGGGAAATAATATAACCACTACAATTGGA from Lacinutrix sp. 5H-3-7-4 includes the following:
- a CDS encoding DUF2945 domain-containing protein — translated: MIKTGTQVKWDWANGTARGKVEQSYTKAVTKTIKGIEVTRKGEPNNKALYIKQDDGDFVLKSESEVSRVN
- a CDS encoding NAD(P)-dependent oxidoreductase, which translates into the protein MKFAVIKERKNPPDRRVVFSPQDLKTLKSNFPEAEIVIESSNIRVFNDSEYKNLGFTVSENVADANVMFGVKEVPIEALIPNKKYFFFSHTIKKQPYNRKLLKAILNKKIELYDHETIVRENGARLIGFGRYAGLVGAYNGFRALGMRDGLFNLPKVETLKDLEAVKAELNKITIPNIKILLTGTGKVAHGAKEILDHLNIKEVSDALYLTSEFTEPVYCMADVMEYAKRKDGKVGDKFEFYKDASGYKSNFMPYAKVTDFFIAGHFYGDGAPYLFTREDAKHPEFKINLVADISCDIDGPVASTIRPSTIADPFYGYDPKTEKEVAFNAKNAITVMAVDNLPCELPKDASEGFGDMFLQHVIPAFFNNDKNGILSRARMTNSKGELTQRFAYLQDYVDGKE
- a CDS encoding SDR family oxidoreductase, whose translation is MVKNNKNKTAIVTGAASGIGLEFTHLLAKDNYNLVLVDVDYTKLNAVKIKIEKEYNINTQIIVSDLSKVDSAKHVYSQINSKTIDVLINNAGFGVFGSFSNTSWSKEANMLHLHVITVTQLTKLVLQNMEAQNSGKILNVSSLAAFMPGPMMALYYASKSYLLSFSEAIANELKHTGITVTALCPGQTNTGFQDVVSSASTENKINFNIACPNAVAVYGYKAMHKGRVVAIPGMFNKFLATLPRFLTRNRVRTIVRNVQDKNRNSKNNKVKSKTIKKAS